The following coding sequences lie in one Methanopyrus sp. SNP6 genomic window:
- a CDS encoding 4Fe-4S binding protein — MKTLEIPIDKVVEMVLDSVEDADRDIVLEVLSETPAVRREFVTIDSERCVGCKTCYEECPVDALTEPDSTNPPEVDHDACVRCRLCAKSCPVDAIKVVSGEARVADNSIEVKLEEVDVIRRKFVLRRAILREDLCIACRLCEQICPVEAPNVDKLRIDEDKCIGCKACEHACPVDAIVIERTLTPPEFEREIELDQDLCIGCGVCVEVCPVDAAEMDGDVANISYDLCIRCGECARNCPTGAIKIKEVREEVR; from the coding sequence ATGAAAACGCTCGAAATTCCGATCGATAAAGTGGTTGAAATGGTGTTAGATAGTGTGGAAGACGCTGATAGAGATATAGTGTTGGAAGTACTTTCTGAGACACCAGCTGTACGTCGGGAGTTCGTGACTATAGACTCCGAGCGATGTGTAGGGTGCAAGACATGCTACGAAGAGTGCCCGGTAGATGCTCTAACAGAACCTGACAGTACCAATCCTCCGGAAGTTGATCACGACGCATGTGTAAGGTGTCGGTTATGTGCCAAGTCTTGCCCTGTAGATGCTATCAAGGTGGTATCCGGTGAAGCCCGAGTAGCTGATAACAGTATTGAAGTGAAGCTCGAGGAAGTTGATGTAATAAGACGTAAGTTCGTACTTAGGAGGGCAATCCTGAGAGAAGATCTATGCATAGCCTGTCGTCTTTGTGAGCAGATTTGTCCTGTCGAGGCACCAAATGTTGATAAGTTGAGGATAGACGAGGATAAATGCATAGGCTGCAAAGCTTGTGAGCATGCATGTCCTGTCGATGCTATCGTTATCGAGCGTACCTTAACACCTCCTGAATTCGAGCGTGAAATTGAGTTGGATCAGGATCTGTGTATAGGATGTGGGGTCTGTGTAGAAGTCTGCCCAGTGGACGCTGCCGAGATGGATGGCGATGTCGCCAATATTTCCTACGATCTGTGCATAAGATGCGGAGAATGTGCTCGAAACTGTCCGACTGGTGCGATAAAGATCAAGGAAGTTAGGGAGGAAGTGCGATGA
- a CDS encoding 4Fe-4S binding protein: MIIEVREIVVIHELCRACGLCEKECPTDAIEVEDSTKIDEKNCVRCGLCVEVCPFDAILLGRAICELPKGSYRIEVLTERPEVGVRISESKCVGCQACSSSCPVEALSGSKGPLPKLDVDRCIGCLECVRTCPSRAIEPVGDSGDENARNSDR, translated from the coding sequence GTGATCATCGAAGTCCGTGAAATTGTTGTGATACACGAGTTATGCCGCGCCTGTGGTCTCTGTGAGAAAGAGTGCCCCACAGACGCGATCGAGGTGGAGGATTCCACTAAGATCGACGAGAAGAACTGCGTACGGTGCGGCTTGTGTGTGGAGGTATGTCCTTTTGATGCCATACTCCTCGGCCGTGCCATATGTGAGCTTCCCAAAGGAAGCTACCGAATCGAGGTTCTGACAGAACGTCCAGAGGTGGGCGTGCGAATATCCGAGTCCAAATGCGTCGGTTGCCAGGCGTGCTCTTCTTCCTGCCCGGTTGAAGCGCTCTCCGGCTCAAAAGGACCTCTTCCCAAGTTAGACGTTGATCGGTGTATAGGATGTCTCGAGTGCGTTCGAACCTGTCCGTCCCGTGCTATCGAACCCGTGGGGGACTCCGGAGATGAAAACGCTCGAAATTCCGATCGATAA
- a CDS encoding 4Fe-4S binding protein → MTDLHFFFEDRLRNVTVNIVEVERPDECAGCGLCDEVCPTGAIEINEQIRLDEDRCVACSFCVQACPRDVFRFYEISFTELKPKRRPVRVPKADIEVKFIGVDLRTCDRCEDKPCIEVCPTGVMREIIEEHRIDLDACRGCLECVKVCPYGSVTVELEVPQLKRRSNPRLNRELCVECNRCHEVCPTGAADNVPDGDPDPERCLGCYNCVAYCPTEALKRPDHRPRPKCTDEVFYIRPDMCIGCRICYDICPVDAICIEEITRMPVIMPDLCVRCGLCTDACPTSAVDRIPTEEAEREVLRSRISDAFLGILTREMLEAAEEFGSTTKTERNVEERLSELLERKMSKERVRRIVKFEVKNVIEELMAEVVSGRDHRSP, encoded by the coding sequence GTGACCGATCTTCACTTCTTCTTTGAGGATCGCCTCCGTAACGTGACCGTAAACATCGTGGAAGTCGAACGGCCCGACGAGTGCGCGGGATGCGGCCTCTGTGATGAAGTCTGCCCTACCGGAGCGATCGAGATAAACGAGCAGATACGGCTCGATGAGGATCGGTGTGTAGCATGTTCTTTCTGTGTACAGGCGTGTCCCCGTGATGTATTCAGGTTTTATGAGATATCATTTACGGAATTAAAGCCGAAACGCAGACCTGTTCGTGTTCCTAAAGCGGATATTGAAGTGAAGTTCATCGGTGTTGATCTCCGCACATGTGATCGCTGTGAAGATAAGCCTTGCATTGAGGTTTGCCCCACTGGAGTTATGCGTGAGATCATTGAAGAGCATAGAATAGACTTGGACGCATGTCGTGGATGTTTAGAGTGTGTAAAAGTTTGTCCCTATGGTAGTGTTACAGTAGAGTTGGAAGTACCTCAGCTCAAACGTCGAAGTAATCCACGACTGAATAGGGAGCTGTGTGTTGAGTGTAACCGCTGTCACGAGGTGTGCCCGACAGGCGCAGCTGACAACGTTCCAGATGGGGATCCGGACCCTGAACGGTGCTTAGGATGTTACAATTGTGTAGCATACTGTCCTACGGAAGCACTGAAACGACCTGATCACCGTCCACGACCTAAGTGTACCGACGAAGTGTTTTACATACGACCCGACATGTGCATAGGATGTCGTATATGCTACGATATCTGCCCGGTGGACGCTATATGCATCGAGGAAATAACTCGGATGCCTGTGATCATGCCCGACCTGTGCGTGCGATGCGGCTTGTGCACGGACGCCTGTCCGACATCTGCCGTGGACCGCATACCTACGGAGGAGGCAGAGCGTGAAGTGCTGCGGTCTCGGATCTCCGATGCGTTCCTCGGCATCTTAACCCGAGAAATGCTGGAAGCAGCCGAGGAATTCGGCTCAACTACTAAGACTGAAAGGAACGTCGAGGAGAGGCTTTCCGAACTTTTAGAACGTAAGATGTCCAAGGAAAGGGTACGCCGTATCGTCAAGTTCGAAGTGAAGAACGTGATAGAGGAGCTCATGGCTGAGGTGGTGAGTGGACGTGATCATCGAAGTCCGTGA
- a CDS encoding 4Fe-4S binding protein — MLQDFLNHVLSREGFKRLFDAHTPREITRRPARFRDFPDIDLDQCVLCGTCADACPVEGQNGCPPAMEMSEEGPILHRERCIRCGLCVEVCPTGAIEMGTLHEEIEERIQPPKPARIVVDSDLCVGCGKCESACPSDAITVKETAEVDEERCVLCEVCLEVCPVAGAIKLVPTDTDELVKRWEEYLEASLRG, encoded by the coding sequence TTGCTCCAGGACTTCTTAAACCACGTACTCAGCCGTGAAGGGTTCAAGCGTCTGTTCGACGCTCACACCCCTCGGGAGATAACTCGAAGACCTGCTCGGTTCCGGGACTTTCCAGACATCGACCTGGATCAGTGCGTTTTGTGCGGAACCTGTGCCGATGCCTGTCCAGTTGAGGGACAGAATGGATGCCCGCCTGCGATGGAAATGTCCGAGGAAGGGCCCATCCTACACAGGGAACGTTGTATTCGCTGCGGTCTCTGCGTGGAAGTATGCCCAACAGGAGCTATCGAGATGGGTACGCTCCACGAGGAAATCGAGGAACGAATCCAGCCGCCCAAGCCCGCTCGCATTGTCGTTGACAGTGACTTATGCGTAGGTTGTGGTAAGTGTGAGAGCGCCTGTCCGTCCGACGCCATCACCGTGAAAGAGACTGCCGAGGTGGACGAAGAGCGTTGCGTACTATGCGAGGTGTGTCTAGAGGTATGCCCAGTTGCGGGTGCTATCAAGCTGGTTCCTACGGACACCGACGAACTAGTGAAACGATGGGAGGAATACCTCGAAGCTTCGCTTCGGGGGTGA
- a CDS encoding nickel-dependent hydrogenase large subunit, whose protein sequence is MKRRRREIRSNVQVVDVETGEIEPISHRIPVGPNHPILKEPLRIKLAVRGEEVVDCKVEMGYCHRGIEKIMEGMPWQKAAFLAERVCGICSHAHNMCFIGGVEKLAEGDPAPRGLFLRVLVQELDRIQSHLIANAAYFYSIEHETMFVWNMNTRERVLDCIEEITGNRILTGWNVVGGVRMDVTEDQLNNVLETLDAIRDDVITYRRIASNDPFIKLRSRGVGVITKDHIRKYRVVGPQARASGVPESDMRLQEPVYPELGFKPVYRKNGDNLSRILVRYDECLQSMELIERVVDELPEGRHRRELEVDAGHVDNRVEAPRGELVYDMELASGGVVKRVTIRTPSVPNIRVLEAIAPGSPSIADAVATYASLDPCVACNERFVVIDEREGKVLLEGKAREVIRACSRTS, encoded by the coding sequence ATGAAGCGCAGGAGGCGTGAGATCCGATCCAACGTTCAAGTCGTGGACGTCGAGACGGGTGAGATTGAGCCGATATCACACCGCATCCCCGTAGGTCCTAATCATCCGATCCTTAAAGAGCCTCTCCGGATTAAGCTGGCAGTTCGAGGAGAAGAGGTCGTGGATTGCAAGGTAGAGATGGGATACTGCCACCGTGGTATCGAGAAGATCATGGAGGGAATGCCTTGGCAGAAGGCCGCCTTTCTCGCAGAACGAGTCTGCGGAATCTGCTCCCACGCGCACAACATGTGCTTCATCGGAGGTGTTGAGAAACTCGCCGAGGGAGACCCCGCTCCGCGTGGGCTGTTCCTCCGTGTCCTTGTGCAAGAGCTAGATCGGATTCAATCCCACCTCATAGCCAACGCCGCCTACTTCTATTCGATAGAGCATGAGACTATGTTCGTATGGAATATGAACACTCGTGAGCGCGTCCTGGACTGCATCGAAGAGATAACAGGTAACCGGATCCTGACAGGCTGGAACGTCGTCGGTGGTGTTCGAATGGATGTCACAGAAGACCAACTGAACAACGTTCTCGAAACCTTAGACGCAATCCGTGACGACGTGATAACGTACCGACGAATTGCCAGTAACGATCCCTTCATTAAACTCCGATCGCGTGGCGTCGGAGTGATCACGAAGGATCATATCAGGAAGTACCGAGTCGTAGGACCTCAGGCTAGGGCTTCTGGAGTTCCGGAATCCGACATGCGTCTCCAAGAGCCTGTCTATCCGGAACTGGGCTTCAAGCCCGTTTACAGGAAGAATGGAGACAACCTATCCAGGATCTTGGTCAGATATGACGAGTGTTTGCAGTCCATGGAGCTCATCGAGCGGGTCGTCGATGAGTTACCCGAAGGAAGGCATCGACGGGAGCTTGAGGTGGACGCGGGACACGTCGATAATCGCGTCGAAGCCCCACGAGGGGAACTCGTGTATGACATGGAACTAGCATCTGGAGGAGTAGTGAAGCGCGTTACGATCCGCACACCTTCCGTCCCGAATATCCGAGTCTTGGAGGCGATAGCGCCTGGGTCCCCTAGCATCGCAGACGCCGTGGCCACATATGCGAGTCTGGACCCGTGCGTCGCGTGCAACGAGAGGTTCGTGGTGATAGATGAACGTGAGGGTAAGGTCCTTCTGGAAGGTAAGGCACGGGAGGTGATCCGTGCTTGCTCCAGGACTTCTTAA
- a CDS encoding NADH-quinone oxidoreductase subunit B family protein: MSLKSVLKKLKGFVRSRSIHVTVVNTGGCNGCDIEILACYTYRYDLEQYGIYYHNNPRKSDVLIITGPVTYQWRDKLVKLYHKVPEPKAVVAVGTCACSGGIFNQRGGRVCGPVREVIPVDAEVPGCPPRPEEIVSAVVDVLPALFRSWEFRRGGAHEAQEA, from the coding sequence ATGAGTCTGAAATCAGTGCTCAAAAAATTGAAAGGGTTTGTGAGATCTAGGTCTATTCACGTAACAGTAGTGAACACCGGTGGGTGTAATGGCTGCGATATTGAAATCCTGGCTTGTTATACTTACCGATACGATCTAGAACAGTACGGTATCTATTACCACAATAATCCGAGGAAATCTGATGTCCTAATAATCACTGGACCAGTTACGTATCAGTGGCGAGATAAGCTAGTCAAGCTGTACCATAAGGTCCCTGAGCCCAAGGCCGTCGTCGCTGTGGGCACCTGCGCGTGTTCTGGTGGTATCTTCAACCAGCGGGGAGGTCGCGTATGTGGGCCGGTACGCGAGGTGATCCCCGTAGACGCGGAGGTTCCAGGATGTCCACCACGGCCCGAGGAGATAGTCTCCGCTGTCGTCGACGTGCTTCCTGCTTTGTTCCGCAGTTGGGAGTTCCGTAGGGGTGGAGCCCATGAAGCGCAGGAGGCGTGA
- a CDS encoding DUF1959 family protein: MIRFLTRRKNITEEDLNERYAEDPDLVLRVKKWILTSHAYRRDIVHRLAELLNVNEDHVIDVLSRARSCSGLYGLHSEVEQVERLLDNVDDEVVALAVLMDVVSDGKLGEALENELLRMFEGRKSVPIDRKVLTKFFTSLRERGII; encoded by the coding sequence ATGATACGGTTCCTGACAAGGCGGAAGAACATCACCGAAGAGGACCTAAACGAGCGTTATGCTGAGGATCCGGATCTGGTACTCCGCGTCAAGAAGTGGATCCTCACCAGCCACGCATATCGTCGGGACATCGTGCACCGTCTGGCTGAGCTTCTGAACGTTAACGAGGATCATGTGATCGATGTACTGTCAAGGGCACGGTCTTGTTCCGGACTCTATGGGCTACACTCGGAAGTTGAACAGGTCGAGCGGTTGCTGGACAACGTCGACGATGAAGTGGTCGCTCTAGCGGTACTCATGGATGTGGTTAGCGATGGAAAACTCGGTGAAGCTTTGGAGAACGAACTGCTACGAATGTTTGAAGGACGAAAGTCCGTGCCGATAGACCGTAAGGTGTTAACAAAGTTCTTTACCTCTCTCCGCGAGAGGGGGATTATATGA
- a CDS encoding DUF2104 domain-containing protein yields the protein MIGFEGRMFVEAVIVGAVATFLAGSLVGLEYSYRMYPEIFRERKVDPIGLLLAILGWTLLAVSWVRSAPVGIWIAAFLIGYVVNMRPGYGRVETALGIAIFLAVLTWLEGL from the coding sequence ATGATCGGCTTCGAGGGCAGGATGTTCGTCGAAGCAGTGATCGTGGGCGCTGTAGCGACGTTTCTGGCAGGTTCGTTGGTGGGTCTCGAGTACAGCTATCGCATGTACCCCGAGATCTTCCGAGAGCGGAAGGTGGATCCGATCGGTCTGCTGCTGGCGATACTGGGATGGACACTCCTGGCAGTATCCTGGGTGCGATCGGCGCCGGTAGGGATCTGGATAGCTGCGTTCCTGATCGGGTACGTGGTGAACATGCGACCGGGGTATGGACGAGTTGAAACCGCGTTAGGAATTGCGATTTTTCTCGCCGTCCTCACCTGGCTTGAGGGGTTATGA
- a CDS encoding respiratory chain complex I subunit 1 family protein → MLETLVGITEAFLVGSVFLGLHRKVMARIQRRPGPPIVQEFLHTLKFMIKEGYAPLTSAEFLYWMVPVFNVIIWSAAVTISAVYRGNLLPFFALYASYKVLSHGAGVSSGSTYTKIGGVRHAIMPAGELALACSLISAYFITGHMDVSGILAWEHSHGPLIDHIPFSALAFFTLLWVDSPYSPLDPSKGYDIVEGYLTEYPGFLRGLMYVAEALKYYCELWVFQAVFLGISDPVSHLLTMGALTLLLASMCALTPILNPYQAVGFHVIIASMMFLDFLIFG, encoded by the coding sequence GTGCTCGAAACCCTGGTAGGGATCACCGAAGCCTTCCTGGTCGGAAGCGTGTTCCTCGGACTGCACCGGAAGGTGATGGCGCGCATCCAGCGTAGACCGGGACCGCCGATAGTTCAAGAGTTCCTCCACACACTGAAGTTCATGATCAAGGAGGGATACGCCCCACTGACCTCGGCGGAGTTCCTGTACTGGATGGTGCCGGTTTTCAACGTGATAATCTGGTCGGCTGCGGTCACCATCTCTGCCGTGTATCGTGGCAACCTGCTCCCGTTCTTCGCCCTGTACGCGTCCTACAAGGTTCTCTCCCACGGTGCCGGAGTGTCCTCAGGTTCCACTTACACCAAGATCGGTGGTGTGCGACACGCCATTATGCCCGCCGGCGAGCTGGCGCTGGCCTGTTCCCTGATATCGGCGTACTTCATAACAGGGCACATGGACGTGTCCGGTATACTAGCGTGGGAACACTCCCACGGCCCACTGATAGATCACATCCCGTTCTCGGCCTTGGCGTTCTTCACCCTCCTATGGGTGGACTCGCCTTACTCCCCGTTGGATCCCTCGAAGGGATATGACATCGTCGAGGGCTACCTCACGGAATATCCGGGGTTCCTGCGTGGGCTGATGTATGTGGCTGAGGCACTCAAGTACTACTGCGAGCTCTGGGTGTTCCAGGCAGTGTTCTTGGGGATATCAGACCCAGTCTCTCACCTCCTAACTATGGGGGCTCTCACGCTACTCCTGGCCTCGATGTGCGCGCTGACGCCGATACTGAATCCGTACCAGGCCGTCGGGTTCCACGTGATAATAGCCTCGATGATGTTCCTGGACTTCCTTATCTTCGGATAG
- a CDS encoding proton-conducting transporter membrane subunit produces MYPSGKVLFIVPLGDIVPYLSTINTIILAVLLAVLALPILSNTDVYVEIDHRRPRIKAKIVSPREDKIKAALALVSTLAAIGVVTTGDVFNFTLFLSLLGISNMGLIGTTVEDEFALECAFNYGLMCLIASLPLFGGAALILASTGTLSVHELMKMPKGAGGWTLTYGKTLLTVGVIGEAGVGPFYAVKVDSFRRIWGRYAFVIHLTTLLTFSRYLELLAALP; encoded by the coding sequence GTGTACCCGAGCGGTAAGGTACTCTTCATAGTGCCGCTGGGTGACATAGTGCCGTACCTAAGCACGATTAACACGATCATTTTGGCAGTCCTTCTCGCAGTTCTCGCACTTCCTATCCTCAGCAATACCGATGTGTACGTTGAAATAGACCACCGCAGGCCTCGGATCAAAGCCAAGATCGTCAGCCCACGGGAGGACAAGATCAAAGCGGCCCTGGCCTTGGTCTCAACTCTCGCGGCTATCGGCGTCGTGACTACTGGAGACGTCTTCAACTTCACTCTGTTCCTTTCGCTGCTCGGAATCTCCAACATGGGGCTAATAGGCACCACCGTCGAAGATGAGTTCGCGCTGGAGTGTGCCTTCAACTACGGTCTCATGTGTTTGATAGCTAGTTTACCCCTATTCGGAGGTGCGGCACTCATACTCGCCTCTACGGGCACTCTGAGCGTTCATGAGTTGATGAAAATGCCGAAGGGAGCTGGAGGTTGGACGCTAACTTACGGTAAGACCCTGTTAACGGTTGGAGTCATCGGAGAGGCCGGAGTCGGCCCCTTCTACGCGGTTAAGGTGGACTCGTTCCGTCGGATCTGGGGCCGATACGCCTTCGTGATACACCTGACGACGCTGTTGACGTTCTCCCGTTACCTGGAGTTGCTTGCGGCCTTACCCTAG
- a CDS encoding EhaG family protein, whose translation MIVPHAVPEITVNMYHVAVAAGISVGLIAAVDIAADRNPLNRLTMTDALEVGALTLLASVGTDLAECLILPGLVVGLAELIATAEVLVARYTDGDSLPEFEPLDMEILRTAPTAIMVGLVVYGVLLTGFTGGAVAGSGAAFYLFSRANRPHYEEWRGMESISGIGWAFWVAGFSTFFLHPEAWLLALILAGTGGILVKVGPKLTLLGYAMGYDVRAGAQRRVPER comes from the coding sequence ATGATAGTTCCTCACGCCGTTCCAGAGATTACCGTGAATATGTATCATGTGGCCGTAGCCGCTGGGATATCGGTAGGTCTGATCGCGGCGGTCGACATCGCGGCGGATCGCAACCCACTCAACAGGCTGACTATGACCGACGCACTGGAAGTCGGAGCGTTGACACTCCTGGCCTCCGTCGGTACCGACCTAGCGGAGTGTTTGATTCTACCCGGACTGGTGGTCGGCTTGGCCGAGTTGATAGCTACGGCTGAAGTACTAGTCGCCCGATACACGGACGGGGATTCTCTACCGGAGTTCGAACCCTTGGACATGGAGATCCTCCGGACGGCGCCGACGGCCATCATGGTCGGACTGGTAGTCTACGGGGTTTTACTCACGGGCTTCACCGGAGGGGCCGTGGCGGGCTCAGGAGCGGCGTTCTACCTGTTCTCCAGGGCGAATCGACCGCACTATGAGGAGTGGCGAGGGATGGAGTCGATCTCAGGGATCGGTTGGGCGTTCTGGGTAGCCGGTTTCAGCACGTTCTTCCTACACCCAGAAGCGTGGCTCCTAGCCCTGATCCTGGCGGGCACCGGTGGAATACTCGTTAAGGTCGGCCCCAAGCTCACGCTGCTGGGTTACGCCATGGGTTACGATGTGAGAGCGGGGGCTCAGCGACGTGTACCCGAGCGGTAA
- a CDS encoding DUF2106 family protein — translation MSVTAKLSRALNAIRRPESMVSVYCLLLAVLALLGLHCGYSYYREQLYPRPAPQVQMKAGDPLAPYDRGGIPLESPGVTISQYPQFEPVRGWVTSYLTPFTRWLARNSKHCGTTIVSHPGGILDEILYYTRGLDTVLESSIMFVAFVVFSWIVRTKTIGEEAMEREGSE, via the coding sequence GTGAGCGTGACCGCGAAGCTCTCGAGGGCTCTGAACGCGATTAGACGGCCTGAAAGCATGGTGTCAGTGTATTGCCTTCTCCTGGCTGTACTAGCACTCTTAGGTTTGCACTGTGGATATTCGTACTATCGGGAGCAGCTCTACCCACGGCCCGCGCCGCAGGTTCAGATGAAGGCCGGGGACCCACTCGCCCCCTACGATCGCGGGGGAATTCCACTCGAAAGCCCGGGAGTGACTATATCGCAGTACCCCCAGTTCGAACCCGTCCGCGGGTGGGTTACCTCCTACCTGACACCGTTCACCAGGTGGCTGGCTCGCAACTCTAAGCACTGCGGTACGACGATCGTGTCCCATCCTGGCGGCATCCTCGATGAAATCCTCTACTACACGCGAGGCTTGGACACGGTCCTTGAATCGTCCATCATGTTCGTGGCCTTCGTGGTATTCTCGTGGATAGTCCGAACCAAGACGATCGGTGAAGAGGCGATGGAAAGGGAGGGAAGCGAATGA
- a CDS encoding EhaE family protein produces the protein MHECEVILYTGAFMIVVGTLGAAIGPARSDPVVKSLNLELATVGVCLVFLAFNHLLALITFIAVGAFATPILMRAILRVEASERDREALEGSERD, from the coding sequence GTGCATGAGTGCGAAGTCATACTGTACACCGGTGCTTTCATGATAGTCGTCGGCACGTTAGGAGCGGCGATAGGGCCTGCTCGTTCAGACCCCGTCGTAAAATCCCTCAACCTGGAACTAGCGACGGTAGGCGTGTGCCTGGTATTCCTAGCGTTCAATCACCTACTAGCCCTAATCACGTTCATCGCGGTCGGCGCCTTCGCGACCCCGATATTGATGAGGGCGATATTGAGGGTGGAGGCCAGTGAGCGTGACCGCGAAGCTCTCGAGGGCTCTGAACGCGATTAG
- a CDS encoding DUF2108 domain-containing protein, with the protein MNWLLFTSLIACILGSIATVLRRDPLQKLPSIALVKSGMICAVAAEGYLDVAAAGVALEVVGTIMFCVYLIRIEEVRRSA; encoded by the coding sequence TTGAACTGGCTCCTCTTCACCTCGCTCATCGCCTGCATCTTGGGATCGATCGCCACGGTGTTACGCCGTGATCCTCTTCAGAAGCTTCCTTCGATTGCGCTGGTTAAATCGGGTATGATCTGTGCCGTAGCTGCGGAGGGGTACCTCGATGTCGCTGCCGCCGGCGTGGCCCTCGAGGTGGTAGGGACGATAATGTTCTGCGTATATCTGATCCGGATTGAGGAGGTGAGGCGAAGTGCATGA
- a CDS encoding DUF2109 family protein, with translation MISAQAVIAAVVILMSLRLLVASDLYAQMLYLNVVGFGLAGLVATMWRTDMGLIAAICVFIFSTLESNAISYTIRKVEEIRRAGELD, from the coding sequence GTGATATCCGCACAAGCGGTGATAGCGGCCGTCGTAATTCTGATGTCATTGCGCCTCCTGGTAGCGAGTGATCTCTACGCTCAAATGCTCTACCTCAACGTGGTAGGGTTCGGACTCGCAGGTCTCGTGGCAACGATGTGGCGTACCGACATGGGTCTGATAGCGGCCATATGTGTGTTCATCTTCTCAACGCTCGAGTCTAACGCTATCTCCTACACAATCCGAAAGGTCGAGGAGATCAGAAGGGCGGGCGAGTTGGATTGA
- the ehaA gene encoding energy-converting NiFe hydrogenase A subunit EhaA yields MKDPELVAAGVAAAVAFGTALALGLPPIQPDKPRRKSWKVSAAFPTPVIAAGATVLVIRVIEYRSPISLAIVGAVVGALSAAFTAYIEKVFPRPEEG; encoded by the coding sequence ATGAAGGATCCCGAGTTAGTGGCTGCGGGAGTGGCGGCCGCCGTTGCGTTCGGGACGGCACTAGCGCTGGGCCTACCACCGATCCAGCCCGATAAACCCCGCAGGAAGTCATGGAAAGTATCGGCCGCGTTTCCCACGCCGGTGATAGCCGCCGGTGCGACAGTACTCGTGATCAGGGTGATCGAGTACCGTTCTCCGATATCGCTCGCGATCGTAGGCGCTGTCGTTGGGGCGTTGTCGGCGGCCTTCACCGCGTACATCGAGAAGGTGTTCCCCCGACCCGAGGAGGGGTGA
- a CDS encoding AAA family ATPase, translated as MSKIIMRPQVTIEDDWIIFEGEEGFVRLPKDPYKVIEDFEEYGYFFDEEHRRDFAAMYMTLIVEQTPVLLVGPPGTGKTKLVRLIGELYDVPVVVMRGHQEAREQEFIGGVDVAALPVADKIAEEYTEVGSMEYEEVIEALKEFIYVGGYLKDVVNDARRRGACLFFIDEVNRFPGYMIPTLIHIFEKDTEVIYIPHSPIDFGETGAIMRIGALNPEGKGTTNFDEALLRRVELVPWGEYDVEIYKRIAIESARQIIELTKMAEEVLEDLASLIKDMGKGVDVAKDVAQTVAVGTKMGYDVDTVARNVANKILGDMLLDSEKAEEFEARRNALERKIKEKLKPVFKS; from the coding sequence TTGAGTAAGATCATCATGCGACCTCAGGTTACTATCGAAGATGATTGGATAATATTCGAAGGCGAAGAGGGATTCGTAAGGCTTCCGAAGGACCCATATAAGGTTATCGAAGACTTTGAGGAGTATGGATACTTCTTCGACGAAGAACATCGGCGCGACTTCGCAGCCATGTACATGACGCTGATAGTCGAACAGACCCCCGTCTTGCTCGTCGGTCCTCCGGGCACGGGTAAGACGAAGCTCGTCCGTCTTATCGGAGAGCTGTACGATGTCCCAGTAGTGGTCATGCGTGGTCACCAGGAGGCGCGGGAGCAGGAGTTCATAGGAGGTGTCGACGTGGCCGCCCTCCCGGTTGCCGATAAGATCGCCGAGGAGTACACCGAGGTCGGAAGTATGGAGTACGAGGAGGTCATTGAAGCACTTAAGGAATTCATTTACGTAGGCGGCTACCTCAAGGACGTGGTGAACGACGCTCGACGCCGTGGAGCGTGTCTGTTCTTCATCGACGAAGTTAACCGGTTCCCAGGTTATATGATACCGACACTCATCCACATCTTCGAGAAAGACACTGAAGTCATCTACATCCCGCACTCCCCAATCGATTTCGGGGAAACGGGGGCCATAATGCGAATAGGTGCACTAAACCCAGAAGGCAAAGGTACTACTAACTTCGACGAAGCTCTTCTGAGGCGTGTTGAACTCGTCCCGTGGGGCGAATACGACGTCGAAATTTACAAACGCATAGCCATCGAGTCGGCCCGACAGATCATCGAGCTGACCAAGATGGCCGAGGAAGTATTGGAAGATTTAGCGTCTCTGATCAAAGATATGGGTAAAGGTGTGGACGTCGCTAAGGACGTGGCGCAGACGGTCGCTGTAGGCACTAAAATGGGATACGACGTGGACACCGTAGCAAGGAATGTGGCTAATAAGATCCTAGGCGATATGTTATTAGACTCTGAAAAGGCCGAGGAGTTCGAGGCCCGAAGGAACGCCCTAGAACGTAAGATCAAGGAGAAACTCAAACCCGTGTTTAAGTCCTGA